Part of the Woronichinia naegeliana WA131 genome, AAGTTTTTTGCATATTCTTCCTCATATTCTTCCCAGGGAATCATTTTTGACAGGGAGCATCTCACCTTTGCAATAAGTAGAAATACTTAACGAGGTAAATGAAAGAGTCAAAAAAGGTAATCATTTAAATAGGAACAGCGATGACGAAGGACTTGTGGTACATTGTCAGAATTCCAACTCGCACCAGTAATTTTAAGACGATGACCAATTTGTTTAACTTGAGATTCGACAGAGCCAGAGCCAATAGAAATGCCCTCTGCCTGCAAATAACCATAATTGACAATCCGATGTTTATGCTTGTTTAAATAAATGATAAAATTCTCAGCTTGAGGCTCTGACCATCCCTCAAAACAGGAGATAGCGGCATCCACTTCACCCGTCCAAAGAAAAGACTTGACCTCCTCAATTCGCTGGAATGACCCCCCAACTTTATAGAGGTTTTCAATTAAGTGATACCAGTCCAAAATTTCAATTCGCTCATGTTTCTGTCCTATCTCACGAAATAAGTTCCAGATACCATCATGTCCATCTCCCAAACAAATTAAAGGCTTAGCCAAAATTTGAGAATTAACCAAATCTAATAAAGCCGAGTTATCTTGAAAAAAGGCAGCTACCCCCAATTGATGAAAACTGACTCCTTTATAATCACGCCAAATTAAGGGTTCTCCCTTGGGAGTTCTGAGTCGTACCTTCCCACCATCTATGCTAATTTCTTCGACTTCTGTGTTAGAGGGTAATTCTTCAAAATGATAGCGATGTACAAGGCGTTGTTGCGTACTGTGAGAAACAGCAATTCCCGTCAATGATTGGATTTTCTTAGCTGCTTTTTCATAAGACTCATCGCCACTCAGTAGCAAACAGTTCTTCTCTAACATTGGACTCATCTGAGTTCGAGGCTTTAGTTCTAATTTCTTCGCTTGTTTTTCTGTAATGGGCAATTCCCCCAAAATACTTTTTACTGTTCGTATCCGACCTGTGGTTTCCTCGGTACTTGTTTTGACAAAAAAATACCTATTTCTGGGTTGACATACTGAATCATTAAGTCTCTGACAGTCTCCTCTATTTCGCCCAAATTATTAAATGTTTTAACTTGAGATTGTTGATAGAGACATTCTCCCAACTCTTGACATAACTCTTGAATCCTTTTTTCATTTTCTGATAACACTGATAACATGAGATTGTTCCTCAATTGGGATAGATTTTGGAAAGTGGGTCTCGACTATTATACTCTCATTTCTTTTTTTGATAAAGTTCGATAAAGTTCAAAGTCT contains:
- a CDS encoding ISKra4 family transposase (programmed frameshift) — translated: MLSENEKRIQELCQELGECLYQQSQVKTFNNLGEIEETVRDLMIQYVNPEIGNFFVKTSTEETTGRIRTVKSILGELPITEKQAKKLELKPRTQMSPMLEKNCLLLSGDESYEKAAKKIQSLTGIAVSHSTQQRLVHRYHFEELPSNTEVEEISIDGGKVRLRTPKGEPLIWRDYKGVSFHQLGVAAFFQDNSALLDLVNSQILAKPLICLGDGHDGIWNLFREIGQKHERIEILDWYHLIENLYKVGGSFQRIEEVKSFLWTGEVDAAISCFEGWSEPQAENFIIYLNKHKHRIVNYGYLQAEGISIGSGSVESQVKQIGHRLKITGASWNSDNVPQVLRHRCSYLNDYLF